The Henningerozyma blattae CBS 6284 chromosome 7, complete genome region AGACGCAGAAATGAAACTAAAAAGAGAACAAATGGAAAAGGAGGAGGCCGAAAAAGGTATAAATAAGACTACTTCATCTGCTCAACCTGCCACTGATTTAGTAGCAGATCAAGAGGATGATGTCATTTTCTAAACATCACTCTCAACCCTTACTGATATTTCCTTAATTTACAATCAACAATACATAACTAatagatataaataaaacaataaaaaaaagaaatatattacaGTCTCTAACGTATTAGCAAATAGTTAGCGAAGTAACTATCTTGTTTTGAATATCTACTTCGATGTTGGTatatcatttgaaatttttatcatttaaaacgatcgcaaattttttttctgaatTTTCCGTCAACTTTCagtttttgaaaaagtCTGGAAATCAGAaatgacaaaaaaaaaaaaaaaaaaaattacaatacGATAAAAGATAGGTAAACTATTGTACATTAATAAGAATTTCATATTTACTATTATCATTGTACATTAGACTAAGATAGGTcctttgaagaaattactAGTTAGAATGTCTGAAGTTGCTCAACCTGAAATCATTGAAAACAAGGATGGTACCAAGACTGTTATTTCTTACCGTATTGAAAATGGTAAGAAATATAAGGTTACTCAAAAAGTAAGAGAAATTAAAGTCACTGAACGTGTCCACCGTAATGTAGCTAGTAGAAGGGCTTGGGCTAAATTTGGTAGAGATAAGGGTTCTCCTGCAGGTCCAAATCATTCAACTACTCAATTGGGTGAAGAAATTACTTTAAGATTAGGCAGACGTTGGAAGCAATTAGAAGAACAAGAAGCTgcaaagaataaaattgttaatGAAACTGTTATCTCTTGTAGATTATGTGGTAATAACCATTACACAATGCACTGTCCATTCAAGAGTCTGCTACAGGATATTTCTGCCTTGGAAAATCCACAAGCTGAAGGCCAACGTGTTGAAGGTGATGAATCAAACGCAAACGAATCTGCTGAACGTTCGGAAGCTCCAAGTGCTGTTGGTATGACTGGTGGTAAGTATGTTCCACCAGGACGTCGTGCTGGTGCCAAGGATCCATCATCTGATGCATTCAGAGATGCTAGAGAACGTGAAGATATGCGTACATTGAAAATTACTCAATTAAACGAAAATGCTGATGAAATGACTTTAATGAATGAACTATTATT contains the following coding sequences:
- the TIF35 gene encoding translation initiation factor eIF3 core subunit g (similar to Saccharomyces cerevisiae TIF35 (YDR429C); ancestral locus Anc_5.536), which encodes MSEVAQPEIIENKDGTKTVISYRIENGKKYKVTQKVREIKVTERVHRNVASRRAWAKFGRDKGSPAGPNHSTTQLGEEITLRLGRRWKQLEEQEAAKNKIVNETVISCRLCGNNHYTMHCPFKSLLQDISALENPQAEGQRVEGDESNANESAERSEAPSAVGMTGGKYVPPGRRAGAKDPSSDAFRDAREREDMRTLKITQLNENADEMTLMNELLFPFNPIERVVVVKNRETGKSRGLAFVTFASEDTAERALQFLNGRGFMNLILNVERSKPRN